Proteins encoded by one window of Scatophagus argus isolate fScaArg1 chromosome 8, fScaArg1.pri, whole genome shotgun sequence:
- the krt8 gene encoding keratin, type II cytoskeletal 8, with protein MSSYKSTSYSVKTSSVPRNFSSNSYAGPSVSRRNYNVRSSFAGGNRGFGGAGITSSSAYSLSSSMGGTGMGIGGGMGGGYGVGMVSQAPITAVTVNRSLLAPLNLEIDPTIQAVRTQEKEQIKTLNNRFASFIDKVRFLEQQNKMLETKWNLLQGQTTTRSNIDAMFEAYIANLRRQLDSLGNDKMKLEADLHNMQGLVEDFKNKYEDEINKRTECENDFVLIKKDVDEAYMNKVELEAKLESLTDEINFLRSIYEEELRELQSQIKDTSVIVEMDNSRNLDMDAIVAEVRAQYEDIANRSRAEAESWYRTKYEEMQTSANRYGDDLRSTKTEIADLNRMIQRLTSEIDAVKGQRANLEAQIAEAEERGELAVKDAKARIRDLEEALQRAKQDMARQIREYQDLMNVKLALDIEIATYRKLLEGEEDRLANGIKAINISQQSTSYGGFPMDSMKSSYSSNYSSGFSSGYGSSLGGFSGFSGGSGGGYSTTQSKKNVVIKMIETKDGRVVSESSEVIED; from the exons ATGTCAAGTTATAAGAGCACCAGTTACAGCGTGAAGACTTCTTCCGTCCCACGGAACTTCAGCAGCAACTCCTACGCTGGACCAAGTGTCAGCCGCAGGAACTACAATGTCAGAAGTTCCTTTGCAGGAGGGAACAGGGGCTTTGGAGGAGCTggcatcaccagcagcagcgCCTATAGCCTGAGCTCAAGCATGGGTGGCACAGGCATGGGCATAGGTGGAGGCATGGGTGGAGGCTATGGTGTTGGCATGGTTTCCCAGGCCCCCATCACCGCTGTTACTGTCAACAGGAGCCTGCTGGCCCCCCTGAACCTCGAGATTGACCCCACCATCCAAGCTGTCCGCACCCAGGAGAAGGAGCAGATCAAGACCCTCAACAACCGCTTTGCTTCCTTCATTGACAAG GTTCGTTTCCTggagcagcagaacaaaatgCTGGAGACCAAGTGGAACCTGCTGCAGGGACAGACCACCACCCGCTCCAACATAGACGCCATGTTCGAGGCCTACATCGCCAACCTGCGCAGACAGCTGGACAGCCTGGGCAACGACAAGATGAAGCTGGAGGCTGACCTGCACAACATGCAGGGCCTGGTAGAAGACTTTAAGAACAA gtaCGAAGATGAGATCAACAAGCGCACAGAGTGTGAGAACGACTTTGTCCTCATCAAGAAG GATGTCGATGAGGCCTACATGAATAAGGTTGAGCTGGAGGCCAAGCTGGAGAGTCTGACAGATGAGATCAACTTCCTCAGGTCGATCTACGAGGAG GAACTTCGTGAGCTGCAGAGCCAGATCAAGGACACTTCAGTCATTGTGGAGATGGACAACAGCCGCAATCTGGACATGGATGCCATTGTGGCTGAAGTGAGGGCTCAGTATGAGGACATCGCCAATCGCAGCCGCGCTGAGGCAGAGTCATGGTACAGGACTAAG TATGAGGAGATGCAGACATCCGCCAACAGATATGGAGATGACCTGAGGTCAACCAAGACAGAGATTGCAGACTTGAACCGCATGATCCAGAGACTGACATCAGAGATTGATGCTGTCAAGGGACAG CGTGCCAATCTGGAGGCCCAGATCGCAGAGGCTGAGGAGCGTGGTGAGCTGGCTGTGAAAGACGCCAAGGCCCGCATTAGAGACTTGGAAGAGGCTCTGCAGAGAGCCAAACAGGACATGGCCCGCCAGATCAGAGAATATCAGGACCTGATGAACGTCAAGCTGGCTCTGGACATTGAGATTGCTACCTACAGGAAGCTactggaaggagaggaggacaggctGGCAAATGGCATCAAGGCCATCAACATCTCCCAACAGAGCA CAAGCTATGGTGGTTTTCCCATGGATAGCATGAAGTCCAGCTACTCAAGCAACTACTCCAGTGGTTTCAGCAGCGGATATGGCAGCAGCTTGGGTGGCTTCAGCGGCTTCAGCGGCGGCAGCGGCGGTGGATACAGCACCACCCAGAGCAAGAAAAACGTCGTTATCAAGATGATTGAGACCAAGGACGGCAGAGTGGTGTCTGAGTCCTCTGAAGTAATTGAGGATTGA